The genome window CTGGTTATCGATTTCCCGGTTGCTTCCGGTGCGAAAGAAACGAAAAACGAAGTGAGTGCCAAACGACAATTCGATACGTATTTCCGTTTCCAAAAGGAGTATACCGAGCATAACTCTTCCAATACGATAACCGTTCGCAAGGAAGAATGGGGCGAAGTGGAAGAGATCGTATACGGCAATTGGGATAATTTCGTAGGGGTTTCCTTCCTGCAATTGGATGGAGGGAACTATCAATTGGCGCCGTACGAAGAATGCACACAAGCTGAATACGAAGCGTTGAAGCAGTCGATGAAGGCGTTTGATCCATCCATTTTGCAGCAGTTTGAAACAGGCGGAGATGCCGACCTGTCGACCGCTGAATCCTGCGAAGGCGGCGCTTGCCCGATTCGTTAAGGCTAGCTGCTATAGAAAATTGAAAGCAGGGAAGGACTATGATTCAGTCCTTTCCTGCTTTTTTCGCATGCTCCCGGGAATGAGGAGACCAAGTGGATAGTGTCGGGGCGGTGTGACATGAATGCAGAGGAAGGATGACGCGCATGTCAGATATGGGTTATAGTTCCTAATGGAATGTTTTGAAAAGGAGAGAGAGAATTGCGCAAAAAACATGCAGCTATTATTCTGATGATCCTCATGCTACTGACAGCTTGCAGCAACTCCGGACAAAACCCCGTTTCGGAAGAGGAAGCCCGAAGCATTGATGTCTCCAAATATTTCCCTGCAAAGCCAGGGACCACGCTTGTCTATGAGACGTACGGACCTGCAGGAGAGGTCGTGAGCACGAGTTATCAAGTCGTCAAACAGTACGGCTCATCCATGCTCCGCAACGAGCAGGCTGACTTGACGCTCGCAGTTGTGGACAAGACGAAAATGGAAACCGACAAGACGCTCACGTTGGAAAGCGTGACCGTGTACCAGGTTTCTTCCCAGGAAATCAGGCAAATCCATACCCAGAACAATGCACTGAATCTCAATCCCGACCGTCAGATCGTCTCTCTCATGAACACTCCTTCTTGGCAGGCAGACGAAGAGACGAAAGCAACCATCACGGGTTTCGGCAAGACGGTAAGTACTTCGATCGGAAAATTTACAGACTGCATCGAACTGCACGAAGTAACGGAGTCACAAAAGGGGACGAGAGTGGAGAAAAAAGTCTATCGCGCACCAGACGTAGGGATCGTGCGAACCGAAGTCAAATTGCCGGATGGAAAAGACTTCACAGCGTTTACAGAGCTGGTGGAATATCGAGTGCCAAACGGCGAAAGGCAAAACGCCGAGAAAACAGACGAAAACGGACATAGCCAAACGGAAAACGGAGCTGCCCAAGGAACAGAGACAGAATATGTTAATCAGGAGTTTGGTTTTCACCTCCAGCTACCCGAAGATTGGGCCAACCGGTATCGCGTAAAGGAAGATCATTGGGCACAGGATATGGTGAAAACGATCGACTTTTCGTACGATCCTGGAAATGGTGAGTATTATGGCGTTTTCAGCGTCCTCGTGAAGAAGGGTGAAATGTCACAAGAAGAATGGAATGCACAAGGCTATAGTGAAGGGGGATGGAGGTACATTATGGCCAAGGATGGCTACACCTTTTCCTACGTACCGTCGATGGAACCGCCAGCTGAGCTCTTGGATGGTACCCATCAAGCGGAATTGGACGAGCTGTCCCGAGTTATCAACGAAACGGTTTCGTCCATCTTCGAAACGTTTCAATAATCACTTGCTTCAGTTGGACCCGGCTTGTCTTCTCGCAAAGTCACCACTTCATCATTTATAGCGAGAGACATGGTACAATATAGAGACAAAGAGAAAGGGGCGATAGCTGCGTGAATCCTGTCGTTCATTCGCACCGTTTGCGTGTCCGTTACAGTGAGACCGATCAAATGGGCGTCGTCTACCATACCAATTACTTAAATTGGTTTGAAGTTGGCCGCACCGAATTTATTCGCCACGCGGATCTGACTTATCGAGAGCTGGAAGAAAAGGGTGTATTGCTTCCTCTGACTGATGCAAGTATTTCCTATAAAAAACCGGCGAAGTACGACGACGAGGTCGAGATTCGGACCCATGTGGACGAAATCACGTCAGTGCGATTGACCTTTGCCTACGAAATCGTCCGGGTCAGCGATGCCGAGCTTTTGGTCACAGGCAAGACGATGCATGTATTTACGAATGCCGCATTTAAACCCATTCGTCTATCCCGCACAGAACCAGACGTGTACGAATGGCTAGAGAATCAACACAAAGGGGGAGAATAACCATGCTGCTGCGCATCCTCATCGTCTTGTTTATTGTCGTACCCGCCATCGAACTTTGGGGTCTTATTTCAATAGGCAAAGTGATTGGGGGATGGAGCACGGTTGCTTTGGTCATCTTAACGGGAATTGTCGGCGCATGGCTGGCCAAGCAGCAAGGCATCCAGGTCGTCCGCAACGTTCAGTTTCAGCTCTCGCGTGGCCAGATGCCGACAGAATCCCTGATTGATGGTGCTCTTGTTCTCTCTGGTGGGATTATGCTGTTGTTCCCGGGTTTCTTCTCAGATGTGATGGGGATCCTCCTGTTGATCCCGTATACGCGCCTCATCGTGCGGCATTTGATCAAAAAATGGCTGTGGTCGATGATCTCATCGGGCAAGATCCAGCTCTTGTTTCGCAGGTAAACGAAGAAAAAGAACCGTTCCTGTCTGTCAGCCCGACAGCAGTGGAAACGGTTCTTTTTGCATTTATGTACGCTTTCCTCTGATATAACCCCATATATCAAAAAAGACATCAGCTTTGACAAGGGCATTGATCATGACCAGAGAGACGGGACCAATGATCAGTCCCAAAAAACCAAAGAGCTGCAAGCCGACAAACAAGGCTACCAATGCCAATAGCGGGTCCAGTCCCACGTTTTCAGCGACCACTTTTGGTTCGATAATCTGGCGGAAGATCAGCACGACCGCATACAGGATGGAAAGTCCGATGACGAGCGTGTAATTTCCTTTAAAAAACAGATAGATGATCCAAGGGATGAAGACGGTCCCCGTACCCAGATAAGGCAGCAAATCGACGAGACCCGTAATCAAACCGATTGTGATTGCGTATTCTACACGCATGATCAGGAGCCCGATGATGACGATCGCCGCCGTGAGGGAGATCAGCGTCAGCTGCGCTTTCAGAAAGCCGACGAGGGCACCGCGCAGATCGTGGAAGATTTGATCGAGTCGACTGTTGACCCCTTTGGGTAGTATTCTGCGGAAGCGCGCTTCCCATTGGTGGAAGTCCTTCGAAATAAAGAAGGCGCCCATCAAGGAAATCACCGAAACGGTGGCCATATTCGGCAAGGAAACGAGGAAATTTTTGAGACCATCCAAAAAGCGGACGATCAGATCCTGCCCCGTGTGAGTGATCGTCGAAATGCCACTCCCAATCGTAGAGTCAACTTTTTGCTGGAAATCGGGATCTAGCTGTGTGTAAAGCCACTGGATTTGATTGTAGATCCCCATGAGAAATTCCTGAGAGATCGTGCGCTGCAAATACTGAGACAGCTCTGCAGCAAAACCGGGCAGGCGCTTGGCCAGATCGCCAATTTCTACGACGGTCTCCGTTACGATCAGCGTGACTGCACCGACTGCCAGCAGCATGAGCAAAAGCAAGCAGATCGTCACGGACAGCCAGCGCGGGAATCGAAACTTTCTCGACATGAAAGTAACAGGCCGGTTGATCAGCAGGGCGATGACTAAAGCAATTAGAAATGGGTAAAGTAAGGGTGTTGCAAACTGAATGACCCATATTACGAGATAGACAAGCAGGCAAACCCATAAAAACCGAATGATTTGAAACAGTCTCTCCACCCAGTTTTCCTGATTCAAAATGGTCTCCTTTCTGACCCTGCACCAAAGGGCAAATGGTGTTGTAACTATTATGCAGTATGCTGGATAGGTCGAGCAAGTTGGCGAAAAAAACAAAACCGGGTTTCACCCTTTGAAACATTTTTTCGGTTACCTTATTCACAAAACTGCAATAATCTTTTATAATTGGGTCGTCTTAAGTGGATTCTTTTCTCTTCTCTCGCCATGCAGAGGCACTGACTCCCTTGCTGTTTTGCAAGGATCGCGTGGATGACTTTCTAGACAAGAGTGGTGGATGAAAGAAACCGCTGCCTACAAATTTCATATAGCTTTACGTTCGTGCGTGTACCAGTCGACCGGACAAGCGAAAGACTGGATAGGCACTATTACTTAGTGGAAAAGGAGAGGGAGATCTATGACAGCAACCCGTGGACTGGAAGGCATTGTTGCAGCAGAATCATCAATCTGTTCGATCGTAGATGGCGTTCTCTGCTACGGCGGGATCAACATCGACGAGCTTGCAGAACATGCGACCTTTGAAGAGGTTGTATATTTACTCTGGCATGGAGCGTTACCGAAGCGTGATCAGCTGGAAACCTTGAAAAAGCAATTGGGCGAATCCGCCGCTGTACCTGCGGAAGTGATCGAAAGCATCCGTAAGTATCCAGAAGGCATCCACCCAATGGCTGCGTTGCGCACAGCTGTCTCTTCGCTAGCGCTCTACGATACAGAAGCGCAAGACATGTCTACAGAAGCGAACTACAGAAAAGCGATCCGCTTGATGGCTCAAACTCCTACTTTGATCGCAGCTTACGAACGCCTGCGCAAAGGTCTGGAACCAGTAGCTCCTCGCGCGGACTACACCATCGCTCAAAACTTCCTGTACATGCTCAAAGGGGAAGTGCCTACTGAAACAGCTGTAAAAGCTCTGGATGTAGCCCTGATCCTGCATGCAGACCACGAACTGAACGCATCTACCTTTGCTGCTCGTGTAACCGTTGCCACTCTGACTGATATCTACTCCGGTATCGTGTCTGCAATCGGCACGCTGAAAGGCCCTCTGCATGGAGGAGCAAATGAAGCGGTAGCGAAAATGCTGACTGAAATCGGCAGCATGGACAAAGTGGAAGGCTATGTTCGCAGCAAGCTGGACAACAAAGAAAAAATCATGGGCTTCGGACACCGTGTATACAAAGACGGCGACCCGCGTGCAAAATGGCTCAAACAAATGTCCAAAGCACTGACTGCACAAATCGGACGTCCAGAACTGTATGAGATGTCTGTAAAAATCGACGACATGGTAACGGGCGAAAAAGGCCTGAAACCAAACGTAGACTTCTACTCCGCATCCGTTTACATTTCTCTGGGTCTGGAAATCGACCTGTTCACACCGATCTTTGCAATCAGCCGTATGTCCGGCTGGACTGCACACATCATGGAACAGTATGAAAATAACCGCTTGATCCGTCCTCGTGCGGATTACACAGGTCCGGTCAATCAGCATTACGTGCCAATCGACCGTCGCTAAGAAGCAAGTAGCGTAGCCTGAAAACTCATTGCTATTCCGAGCGTGGAGGAACAGGGGCTGTATCCTGTTTCAGGAACAGGGGCTTTAACCTGTTTCAGGAACAGTGGCTGTATCCTGTTCCAAACCCTAGAACTACCACCCCTCGTGGTAGTTCTCCCTACGTCTGGAAATATTCCTATTACCAACCATTTCAACATTGGAGGGGTTCTCGTGTTTAAAAACCTGACGCAACCAACTGCTGGCGAAAAAATTACTGTCGATAACGGCAAACTGGTAGTACCTAACAATCCGATCATTCCTTTCATCGAGGGTGACGGTACCGGTCCTGACATCTGGAAAGCTTCTGTACGCGTTCTGGATGCAGCAGTAGAAAAAGCATACAAAGGCGAAAAGAAAATCGCTTGGTTCGAAGTTTTCGCTGGTGAAAAATCCTTCAACCAATACAACGAATGGTTGCCTGAAGATACCCTCACTGCTGTTCGTGAATACCTGATCGCAATCAAAGGTCCTCTGACCACTCCAGTTGGCGGCGGTATCCGCTCCATCAACGTGGCTCTGCGTCAAGAGCTGGACCTGTATGCTTGCGTACGTCCAGTTCAATACTTCGATGGCGTTCCATCCCCAGTAAAACACCCAGAGCTGACTGACATGGTGATCTTCCGTGAGAACACTGAAGACATCTACGCAGGTGTTGAGTGGGCTGAAGGTACTCCAGAAGTGAAAAAAGTAATCGACTTC of Brevibacillus choshinensis contains these proteins:
- a CDS encoding FxsA family protein, whose translation is MLLRILIVLFIVVPAIELWGLISIGKVIGGWSTVALVILTGIVGAWLAKQQGIQVVRNVQFQLSRGQMPTESLIDGALVLSGGIMLLFPGFFSDVMGILLLIPYTRLIVRHLIKKWLWSMISSGKIQLLFRR
- the ytvI gene encoding sporulation integral membrane protein YtvI, which translates into the protein MNQENWVERLFQIIRFLWVCLLVYLVIWVIQFATPLLYPFLIALVIALLINRPVTFMSRKFRFPRWLSVTICLLLLMLLAVGAVTLIVTETVVEIGDLAKRLPGFAAELSQYLQRTISQEFLMGIYNQIQWLYTQLDPDFQQKVDSTIGSGISTITHTGQDLIVRFLDGLKNFLVSLPNMATVSVISLMGAFFISKDFHQWEARFRRILPKGVNSRLDQIFHDLRGALVGFLKAQLTLISLTAAIVIIGLLIMRVEYAITIGLITGLVDLLPYLGTGTVFIPWIIYLFFKGNYTLVIGLSILYAVVLIFRQIIEPKVVAENVGLDPLLALVALFVGLQLFGFLGLIIGPVSLVMINALVKADVFFDIWGYIRGKRT
- a CDS encoding acyl-CoA thioesterase, with protein sequence MNPVVHSHRLRVRYSETDQMGVVYHTNYLNWFEVGRTEFIRHADLTYRELEEKGVLLPLTDASISYKKPAKYDDEVEIRTHVDEITSVRLTFAYEIVRVSDAELLVTGKTMHVFTNAAFKPIRLSRTEPDVYEWLENQHKGGE
- the citZ gene encoding citrate synthase; amino-acid sequence: MTATRGLEGIVAAESSICSIVDGVLCYGGINIDELAEHATFEEVVYLLWHGALPKRDQLETLKKQLGESAAVPAEVIESIRKYPEGIHPMAALRTAVSSLALYDTEAQDMSTEANYRKAIRLMAQTPTLIAAYERLRKGLEPVAPRADYTIAQNFLYMLKGEVPTETAVKALDVALILHADHELNASTFAARVTVATLTDIYSGIVSAIGTLKGPLHGGANEAVAKMLTEIGSMDKVEGYVRSKLDNKEKIMGFGHRVYKDGDPRAKWLKQMSKALTAQIGRPELYEMSVKIDDMVTGEKGLKPNVDFYSASVYISLGLEIDLFTPIFAISRMSGWTAHIMEQYENNRLIRPRADYTGPVNQHYVPIDRR